The Salvia miltiorrhiza cultivar Shanhuang (shh) chromosome 1, IMPLAD_Smil_shh, whole genome shotgun sequence genome has a window encoding:
- the LOC131006964 gene encoding proteinaceous RNase P 2-like → MSHQNTRRKKQKLTPESQFRSTLDQCSKSKDLSAAISLYESSAHPTLTLNNLNSFLYICSEALSDPNTRKPAIDFGFKLFRNHNNENLRLNEATLTAVARLAAANGDGDYAFELAKSVKKHGVAQKLRTFTPALNCFCSAGAADRAYEVAEHVLSAGLQLEEPELAALLKVSVETGREDKVYEYLHKLRRVVRGVEESTMAIIESWFREKKAADVDLVSLDKEQIKEAVARNGGGWHGLGWLGKGEWVLQKTNAASNGMCCACREQLVCVDTDRAETDKFAQSNASLAMEREHQSNFKEFQEWLEQHSGYETLVDGANVGLYQQNFAQGGFSITQLDAVMKEVHRKTQKQPLVVLHKKRVRSLLEDASKRELINEWIDQGVLYETPYGSNDDWYWLYAAVKLKCLLVTNDEMRDHIFELIGSNFFSRWKERHQVRYTFLKGSLKLIMPPSYSVIIQESEKGSWHIPLAGEISDESSRTWLCAIRSG, encoded by the exons ATGAGCCACCAGAACACACGGCGGAAGAAGCAGAAACTGACGCCGGAATCGCAGTTCCGGTCTACACTTGACCAGTGCTCCAAATCGAAGGACCTCTCCGCCGCCATCTCTCTCTATGAATCCTCCGCACATCCAACCCTTACTCTCAACAATCTTAATTCCTTCCTTTACATCTGCTCCGAAGCCCTATCAGACCCGAATACGCGGAAACCCGCTATCGACTTTGGGTTCAAGCTGTTCCGCAACCACAACAATGAAAACCTCAGGCTAAACGAGGCGACGCTCACGGCCGTGGCCCGGTTGGCCGCGGCGAACGGCGATGGAGACTACGCATTTGAGCTCGCGAAAAGCGTGAAGAAACATGGCGTTGCGCAGAAGCTTAGGACCTTCACCCCGGCGTTGAATTGCTTTTGCAGCGCTGGAGCGGCTGATAGGGCTTATGAAGTGGCGGAGCATGTGCTTTCGGCGGGGCTGCAGCTGGAGGAACCTGAGCTTGCGGCATTGCTGAAG GTGAGTGTCGAGACGGGGAGGGAGGATAAGGTTTACGAGTATTTGCACAAACTGAGAAGGGTAGTAAGGGGGGTTGAAGAGTCAACAATGGCAATCATAGAGAGTTGGTTCAGAGAGAAAAAGGCAGCTGatgtggatttagttagttTGGATAAGGAACAGATCAAGGAAGCAGTTGCGAGGAATGGAGGTGGGTGGCATGGACTTGGGTGGCTCGGCAAGGGCGAATGGGTCCTGCAGAAAACAAATGCTGCCTCAAATGGAATGTGTTGTGCCTGCCGTGAGCAGTTGGTTTGTGTTGATACCGATAGAGCAGAGACTGATAAGTTTGCACAATCAAATGCTTCTTTAGCCATGGAAAGGGAACATCAGTCAAATTTTAAGGAGTTTCAG GAGTGGCTAGAACAACATTCTGGATATGAAACTCTGGTAGATGGAGCAAATGTTGGACTATACCAACAAAACTTCGCACAGGGTGGCTTTAGTATCACACAG CTTGATGCTGTTATGAAAGAAGTACATAGAAAGACACAGAAACAACCACTTGTTGTGTTGCATAAAAAACGTGTGCGCTCACTTCTTGAGGATGCTTCTAAAAGAGAGCTCATTAACGAGTGGATTGATCAAGGAGTGCTATATGAAACACCATATGGATCAAATGATGATTG GTACTGGCTTTATGCTGCTGTGAAATTGAAGTGCTTGCTAGTGACAAACGATGAAATGAGAGATCATATTTTTGAGCTCATCGGTAGCAATTTTTTCTCGAGATGGAAGGAAAGACATCAG GTGAGATATACATTCTTAAAAGGCAGTCTAAAGCTTATTATGCCGCCTTCTTATTCCGTCATCATCCAG GAATCTGAGAAGGGATCATGGCATATACCCTTAGCTGGGGAAATTAGTGACGAGTCTTCACGAACATGGCTATGCGCGATAAGATCAGGATAG
- the LOC130997001 gene encoding uncharacterized protein LOC130997001, which translates to MKGGARSGGGAARKGAQTLVRCEVGDARSGEEEDFLRENKSTAAMDVWGRRRTARGLWWTAAVESAELPEAALPTLSDSALPRLYDSALPTLLCRICSALPTPPLHATSAQYYHVGDRSAWYYHRETEPEDCITSNCSEIPQWSYEANWIIAHGSLESSVTVESSDDPIAEPDPENTASKFPLILKPRSPDSGHCEIKICFKQKYEVGQIYVRSTARAYEIYYATSPHCINEYLSTVRCGVAERGDKVLETCCVEDVAEEHGKSSSGDVTAETASSGGSAATSEDDWVKIKVPGTGSSPASDKTGTNRLNNIQDLYEATAQISDSEPCLSLTIRLLSLQDKGHVYVDEIYVFVDPVESTDSGNGAASAGGLAQSSLMAMFMPTLVQLSKSGVSRAQEKSDEVLKNSKMESVSTIIDKIDSPQQVVMPKEHCEDTTESAEHQQHTSAKQCGEAADANGFQPSHLETAMEQLVSRLSRVEDICLRFEEKMLKPIERIEARLQQVENQLEILAKSSRDFGLPHCTRISAPAFSCSESNASSFYNDEVEKKDFASDNMPNLSLEANFNPGLTITAPEFSYGEDDEDNDDCKPLEDSPRMKPKKTLSVDDALAAALNGFMSTAVNPSLPIQTPIETLGDVNEEIQYQGHAKSCQSETREFAAAENGSTESSQNAHAFIVEAPDFIVEETGSEEQLNFFQSSSDVAFVTENKKRDYGNETVPLKQ; encoded by the exons ATGAAAGGCGGTGCGAGGTCGGGTGGTGGCGCTGCGCGAAAGGGGGCGCAAACCCTAGTGAGGTGTGAGGTCGGCGACGCGAGatctggggaagaagaagattttTTGAGGGAGAATAAGTCGACGGCGGCGATGGatgtttggggaagaagaagaacggcGCGAGGTTTGTggtggacggcggcggtggag AGTGCAGAGTTGCCAGAGGCAGCTCTGCCGACTCTGTCCGACTCAGCTTTGCCCCGACTCTACGACTCGGCTCTGCCGACTCTGCTCTGTCgaatctgctctgctctgccgactcCCCCACTACATGCCACATCAGCTCagtattaccacgtaggcgacAGGTCAGCTTGGTATTACCAC AGAGAAACGGAACCAGAAGATTGCATTACCAGTAATTGCAGTGAGATTCCACAATGGAGTTATGAAGCCAATTGGATCATCGCTCACGGCTCTCTCGAATCTTCCGTCACCGTTGAGTCTTCTGACGACCCGATCGCAGAACCCGACCCAGAAAATACGGCCTCTAAATTTCCACTGATTCTGAAGCCTCGTAGCCCCGATTCTGGCCATTGTGAAATTAAGA TATGTTTTAAGCAAAAGTATGAGGTTGGGCAAATATATGTTCGGAGCACTGCTCGTGCATATGAGATCTATTATGCAACTTCTCCTCATTGTATCAACGAGTATCTGTCTACTGTTCGGTGTGGTGTTGCTGAACGAGGTGACAAAGTTCTCGAAACCTGTTGTGTTGAAGATGTTGCCGAGGAGCATGGGAAGTCCTCATCAGGAGACGTAACTGCAGAAACTGCTTCAAGTGGAGGAAGTGCTGCCACTAGTGAGGATGATTGGGTTAAGATAAAAGTCCCTGGGACTGGGAGCAGTCCTGCTTCAGATAAGACTGGTACCAATAGATTGAACAACATACAG GACCTATATGAGGCTACGGCACAGATAAGTGATTCAGAGCCTTGTTTGTCACTTACAATTCGATTATTATCACTTCAAGACAAAGGACATGTatatgtggatgaaatatatgTGTTTGTGGATCCTGTGGAGTCAACTGATTCGGGAAATGGGGCTGCGTCGGCAGGAGGCTTGGCACAAAGTTCTCTTATGGCCATGTTCATGCCAACCCTTGTGCAGTTATCAAAATCGGGTGTAAGCCGAGCTCAAGAAAAATCTGATGAAGTGCTTAAGAATAGTAAGATGGAATCCGTATCAACAATTATTGACAAAATTGATTCTCCTCAACAAGTTGTGATGCCAAAGGAACATTGTGAGGATACTACTGAGTCAGCTGAACATCAGCAACACACTTCTGCAAAGCAATGTGGTGAGGCAGCAGATGCCAATGGTTTTCAGCCAAGCCATCTTGAAACAGCTATGGAACAGCTCGTCTCTCGTCTGAGTAGAGTGGAAGATATATGTTTGAGGTTCGAAGAGAAAATGTTGAAGCCAATAGAGAGGATAGAGGCAAGGCTTCAACAAGTTGAAAATCAACTTGAAATACTTGCCAAGAGTTCTCGTGATTTTGGTTTGCCACATTGCACAAGAATCTCTGCCCCTGCATTTTCATGCAGTGAATCAAACGCAAGCTCTTTCTACAATGATGAAGTTGAAAAGAAGGATTTTGCAAGTGATAACATGCCTAACTTATCCCTTGAGGCAAATTTTAATCCAGGCCTTACTATAACTGCTCCTGAATTTTCATAtggtgaagatgatgaagatAATGATGATTGTAAACCATTGGAGGATTCTCCTCGTATGAAGCCAAAGAAAACTTTGTCGGTTGATGATGCTTTGGCAGCAGCACTTAACGGGTTTATGTCTACTGCAGTCAATCCTTCTTTACCTATACAAACACCTATAGAGACCCTTGGTGATGTAAATGAGGAAATTCAGTATCAGGGGCATGCTAAATCTTGTCAAAGTGAGACTAGAGAATTCGCTGCTGCAGAGAATGGCAGTACAGAGTCATCACAGAATGCTCATGCCTTTATAGTCGAGGCTCCTGATTTTATTGTGGAAGAAACTGGGAGTGAGGAGCAGCTAAATTTTTTCCAGTCCTCGTCAGATGTGGCTTTTGTTACAGAAAATAAGAAAAGGGACTATGGTAATGAGACGGTCCCTCTTAAGCAATGA